CCAGCTCCCCGGTGTTGGCGCTGCACTCGCCGGTGAGGTCCTGGGCCGCGTCCACGATGGAGACCGTCTGGTGCACCCCGGGGCTGATGGGAGCCGCGGTGCCGCAGGTCTCGTTGGTCGGCTGGACGGTGGGCGGCAAGAACTTCACGTTCAGGGTGACGTCGGTATCCGCGGTGCCGAACACCACCAGCGGGTAGGCGCCGGGGGCAAGGCTCCTCAGGCGCAGGCGGGCCAGCTGTCCTGACTGGGGCACGGGCGACGAGGTGCTGCAGCCGAGCTCGGTGGCCGGAGCGCCGCACTGGCCGAAGCTGGCGAGGGCCAGCTGCCCCGCCGAGACCTGCGCCACGACGTCCACGTCCTGGGGGCCGCCGGCGGGCACGATCAGCGCGGCGACGGCGTCGCGCCAACCTCCGCCGCTGCCCGCGCAGCTGGCGGCGTAGTCGCTGGCGGTGGCCACCAGGGACAGGGTGCTGACGCCGGATGCGGTGATCTCCAATGGGTCGACGCAGGTGTCGTGCTCCGGCGCCACGCAGCCGGTTTCGTCGATCTCGCCGCTGCAGTTGTCGTCGACCCCGTTGCCGCAGATCTCCGGCCGCTCGCCGCTGACCAGCGGGTTGGTGTCGTCGCAGTCCTTGCCCCCGCACGCGGCGTCGGGATCGCCGTCTTCGTCCATGTCGCGGACCACGTGGTCGCAGGACTGGGTCGCCTCCACGCAGCTGTCGATGGTGCAGGTGTTCTTGTCGGAACAGGAGATGGGCTCCCCTTCCCGACAGCCGAGCTTGGGATCGCACACCTCGAGGCCATCGCAGTACACGCTGTCTTGGCACTTGCTGGCGTCCGGCGTGAAGCGGCAGTGCTTGATCTCCTGATCGCAGGCGTCGAAGGTGCAATCGATGCCGTCGTCGCACTGCCCATCGTCGACGCAGGGCCCACCGATGAGCGGATCGGCATCCCCCTGAGCGTCGCCCCCGCCGCTGCCGCCAGCGTCGCCGTCCGCGCCGGCATCTTTGGTGAAGGGGCTCGGCACGCTGGAGTCCCCGCAGCCCGGGATGGCGCCCACCAGCAGCAGCACCAAGACCGCGACCCAGACTCCCAACGCGCGCATTGCAACGTATCCTAGAGTCTAACGCGGCGAGCCGCCATCCATTGGGAAATGCGGCAGAAGTGACCGATCACGAGACCATGGCCGGGCACGCCAGACCGTGGCATCATCCTTCGCGCTCGTGTCGAACGAACGCCTGACCCGCCAGGAGCTGTCCTGGCTCCTGGCTCAAGAAGCCCGCGGTGCCGCCAAGGCCCTGCGCGAAGGCGTTTCGGCCATGACCCAGCCGCCGCCGCCGGGCAACGAGGTCACCATCCAGCACACCCCCGAGGTGGAAACCTCGCTGGATGCGCTGGACGACGCCATCGGCCGGCTGGGGGAGCTGCAGCTCGGCACCACCAGCAAGGCGCGTCGCGGACGCATCGATCTGGCGGCGTTGCTGTGCGAGATCGCGCCCAACGCCCGCATCGCCATGGAGCCCGGGGCGGGCACCGAGGTTTTCGGCGAGGAGAGCGAGCTTCGGCGCATGCTCCACCTGCTGGTTGGGCAGACCAACGCGGGGCCGAGCTCGGCGGGAGACGGCGGCGGCGCGGAGGTCGAGATCCGACGCCAGGGCGAGTGGGTGAAGATCAGCGCCGAGCTGGGGCCCGACGCCTCCCCCACGGCGGAGCTCGAGCGGCGCTGGCTGTCCCGCATGGCGGTGCGCCACGGCGGGCGTCTGGAGCTCGAGGGCGGCTTGCAGTCGATGTGGCTGCCCGCGGACGGCGCCAGCGATCAGCGCGAGGTCGCGGAGCTCCGCCGAGAGCTCGAGCAAGCGCAGCAGCTCGGCGAGGTGTACGCCCGGGAGCTGGCCCAGGTGGTCGCGTCGGGAGAGCTGCCGGCAGAACGCCCCGCTGGTCAGGAAGACCTCGAAGCGCGCTTCGAGACCCTGGTGGCGTCGGTCGCTGCGGTCGAGCGCGGCATGCGCGCGTGGCTCGACGGGCTTCGGGAAGAGCTGGCGGCAACGCCGGCGGCGTCCCTACGTCAGCGGGTGGAGGAGCGCCTCACTCGGGCTCAGTCGGTGATGCAGGAGCTGGGGCGGGTGGCGGACTATCCTTCCGACGACGCCACCCGCAGCGTCGATCTGAGCGCGGCGGTGCGCGATGCAGTGAACGCCGTGGCGAACCGAGCCACGCGACGCGGCATCCGGCTCGAGAGCGAGATCGCCCCGGACATTTCCCACACCACCCGGCCCGCGGCCTTTGCCGTCACGGTCCGAGCGCTACTGGACCATGCTCTCTTGGCCACGCCCCGGGACCAGAGCGTCACCGTACGCCTGGAAGCGGGCCCGGTGCTGAAGGTCGTGGACAGCGGGCCGGGCGTCCCCGACGCCGCCCGCAGGGACCTGCTGTCGCGTCGCG
This window of the Polyangiaceae bacterium genome carries:
- a CDS encoding putative metal-binding motif-containing protein: MRALGVWVAVLVLLLVGAIPGCGDSSVPSPFTKDAGADGDAGGSGGGDAQGDADPLIGGPCVDDGQCDDGIDCTFDACDQEIKHCRFTPDASKCQDSVYCDGLEVCDPKLGCREGEPISCSDKNTCTIDSCVEATQSCDHVVRDMDEDGDPDAACGGKDCDDTNPLVSGERPEICGNGVDDNCSGEIDETGCVAPEHDTCVDPLEITASGVSTLSLVATASDYAASCAGSGGGWRDAVAALIVPAGGPQDVDVVAQVSAGQLALASFGQCGAPATELGCSTSSPVPQSGQLARLRLRSLAPGAYPLVVFGTADTDVTLNVKFLPPTVQPTNETCGTAAPISPGVHQTVSIVDAAQDLTGECSANTGELVFSLDLTAPMDVHAYAVSLDGYGKPTLTWWQGPCTAPSQELACSSGKQADAFVRAASPGTLYLAVAATVPTDLDLVVELSPPTTPPADETCTSAPPLTPGQTLDVPLADHTDDVKLGCQPGAVDAAYTLDLAAKSDVLLVGRLSDSDTAAVALSKPACSGPADALACQSSTLSPVRTASHALAAGSYRAIAESTVASPMQLTAFVRNATVPTLVPFADTCAEAVLIPETGGFFQGNTDNASADYDAGCDFGGLAPGGAPDQMLKLVLSAKKRVIFDMQGSAYSTLLQVRKGPGCPGQEISKACAAGYFASRSFLDLTLDPGEYLVQVDGYAGDSGAWFLDVFTADP
- a CDS encoding sensor histidine kinase translates to MSNERLTRQELSWLLAQEARGAAKALREGVSAMTQPPPPGNEVTIQHTPEVETSLDALDDAIGRLGELQLGTTSKARRGRIDLAALLCEIAPNARIAMEPGAGTEVFGEESELRRMLHLLVGQTNAGPSSAGDGGGAEVEIRRQGEWVKISAELGPDASPTAELERRWLSRMAVRHGGRLELEGGLQSMWLPADGASDQREVAELRRELEQAQQLGEVYARELAQVVASGELPAERPAGQEDLEARFETLVASVAAVERGMRAWLDGLREELAATPAASLRQRVEERLTRAQSVMQELGRVADYPSDDATRSVDLSAAVRDAVNAVANRATRRGIRLESEIAPDISHTTRPAAFAVTVRALLDHALLATPRDQSVTVRLEAGPVLKVVDSGPGVPDAARRDLLSRRVDPTSLGRPDGISLLAASLSAGHLGGRLEIESEGGGTAFVLRL